The following is a genomic window from Lysinibacillus sp. JNUCC-52.
GAAAAGAGATGGTGAATCTGGTGTTTCTCCGTTTCAAGCTTTTACAATTAGCGCGGCGTCGCGTGTAGGTACTGGTAATATTACAGGTGTTGCACTTGCTATCGGTGTTGGTGGTCCTGGTGCAGTATTTTGGATGTGGATTATTGCCATCCTCGGTATGGCTACAGCTTTTATTGAAAGTACACTCGCTCAAGTTTATAAAGTAAAAGACGGCGATACTTTTCGTGGTGGTCCTGCCTATTATATAGAAAAGGCATTAGGAAAACGTAAGTTAGGAATCGTTTTTAGTATTCTTTTAACATTGAGCTTTGGCTTTATTTTTAACGCTGTACAGTCAAATACGATTGCAACTTCTGTAGGTGAAGCATTTAATATTAGACCTGTTATTATTGGCATTCTATTAGTAGTGTTAACGGCCATGATCATTTTCGGTGGTGTACATAGAATTGTTAAATTTACACAAGTAATTGTACCTGTAATGGCCGTATTTTATTTACTCGTAGCACTATATGTCGTTGTAACAAATTTAGGTGAAATTCCAACAGTGTTCAAGCTTATTTTCTCTCAAGCATTTGGACTTCAGGAAGCCACTGGTGGTGCTATAGGTATAGCCATTATGCAAGGGGTTCGTAGAGGATTATTTTCTAATGAGGCTGGTATGGGTAGTGTGCCAAACGCAGCTGCAACAGCTAATACCTCACACCCCGCTAAACAAGGACTTGTGCAAAGTTTAGGCGTATTTTTTGATACAATTATGATTTGTTCAGCAACTGCCTTTATTATTATTTTGGCAGGCTTATATAAAACAGGTGAAAGTGATGGCATTATTCTAACGCAAAACTCATTAGCCGTGCACGTTGGCGATTGGGCACCTTATTTTATTGCAATTAGTATTATTTTCTTCGCATTCAGCTCCGTTATTGGTAATTATTATTACGGCGAATCAAATATTGAGTTTATCAATGCACATAAAGGCTGGATGACTCTATATCGCTTTTTAGTATTAGCCATGGTAATGTTCGGTTCAGTAGCTCAAGTACAACTTGTATGGAACTTAGCTGATTTATTTATGGGGCTAATGGCGCTAATCAATATTACGGTTATTATGATTCTCGGTAAAATCGCTTTCCGAGTTTTAGATGATTTTACGCAACAACGTAAAAAAGGAAAAAACCCTGTCTTTTACGCAAAGTCTATCCCAGGATTGAAAAATACAGATTGCTGGGAAGATGATCGAAAATAAAAGAAACGCCATCCATCAAGTTAAACTTGGTGGATGGCTTTTTAAATGCCATTTTATGTGCCCATTTTATGTGCCTGTCACCTAAACAATTCTTAATTTTCTATCAATAATAATTTTGCCAGTTGAGCTATCCCTTTTTTATCATTGCTTCTGTGAATGCCTGCGATTGCCCTCTTGGAATACTCAATGTATTCCACTCATTTCCTTTTATTTGCTTACCTACGTAGACAATTTGTCCGACATGCGAAGCATAATGTGCCATCTGTCTTTCAATAGCATCTATCACTGTATGCTGCTGTCCTCTTATTGTGACGTTGGCCAACAAATCTTCTGTTGTTAAACTCTGTAAAGCATTCAAAAATACTTGCCAGCCCTTTTCCCAAATCGCTATTAACTCTTTTTTAGTATCAATGCTATCAATAAATTCATCATCACGATTCCTTGTCGTTTTCTCGCCATCAGTTAATAAAAAGTCAGTCCATCTTGAAATCATGTTTCCACTAACATGTTTGACAATGACCGCAATACTATTTGACTCCTCATTGAAAGCCCAATGCAATTGCTCAATGTCTAATTGTGCAATTGTTTTATCACCATCCGCCTTAACAGATTTAAATCTCTCTAGAACAACGTGTAAATATGTTTCACCCATGCTCATACAAAACTACCTCCCCTTATTTGTAGCTGGTGCAATCATATTATAACAAGTGCCTGTCACCCAAACAATTTTGAAAATTGCCAATTTTTTCGGTGTCAGGCACTGTAACGTACTCGTTGCTACAGTTTCCCTTTAATGACGCGTCTGTAAATTTAAACGCTTCTCCATTCTATTGAAAATAAACGTAAATGCTAAAACTAATATTAAATAGAAGGCACCTGTCACCATATATGTTTCTAATGGACGATAGTTTGCACCTGCAATGGCTAATGTCGTACTCCATAAATCCGACATCCCAATATAAGCAACTAGTGCCGATTCCTTCAGTAATATAATGAATTGATTGCCTAATGGCGGAATTGCTCTTCGCATAGCCTGAGGTAAAATAACTCGACGCATCCCCAATGTTTGAGACATCCCCAATGAACGAGCCGCTTCCATTTGACCAAGATCGATTGACTGAATTGCGCCTCGAAAAATTTCAGAAATATACGCACCGTTATGGACAGCTAAAGCCAAGACACCCGCCCAAAAGGAAGGCAGCGTAAGGAACGAAGAAATACCAAAATATAATATAAAAATTTGAACAATCATCGGTGTACCACGGATTATCGCTAAATACACTGCCGCAAAATATTTCAGTACTTTTATTTTAGACATATTAAAAAAGGCGATAATTAACCCGACGATACTACCTAATACTAATGAACAAACCGTTACTGAAAGTGTTACCCATAGCGCATCAAAAAGCATTCTATAATTCGATTGAAAAATTTCTAACATCTATTCACCCACTCTGTTGTCTTCATTGTTGTAAGGAAACGGAGGAAAGTTTCCCCCGTTGCTCATTTACTAACTCTTTCGTCCATTAAGTTAAAACCAAACCACTTTTCACTGATTTTTGCATATGTTCCATCCGCAATAAGTTGTGCTAACGCTATATTTAGCTTTTCTTTTAATTCCTCATTGTTTTTATTCACAGCAATTGCTTGCTCATTCACTGCTAATAAATCTCCAACAGCTTTCACTGGTATTTTCGCTTCATCAATAGCAAGCTGCGCAAAAATATTATCTGCCACAACTGCATCTAAACGACCTGTTTTAATATCCATCAATGCTGCCACATCCCCTTGTGGATACGTAATGACATTTTCTTTGGCCGTTAATTTTAACGCATCCGTTTCATAATTTGTAGCGGGCACGGCACCAATTACTTTGCCCTCTGCATCTGCTCCTGATTTAATGCTCGTATTATTTTCAGCTACAAACAGTTGTGAGCCTGAACGATAGTAAGTGTCCGTAAAGCTAACAACCTTTAAACGCTCCTCCGTGACGGTCATACTGCCTAAAATCGCATCAAATTTATCATCTAGTAGACCTTGAATAATTGATTCGAATGGGAAAGTCATCGGGACAGGTTTCATGCCCATTTTTTCAGCTAAAGCTTCTCCAAGTTCTACGTCAAATCCAACTAACTCGCCATTCTCTTTATAATTAAATGGCTTATATATTCCACTCATGGCATAAACAAATTCCTCTTGTTCAGTGCCTGACGATGCCGCTTTTTTTGAATCTTCATTTGAACTACAACCAACTAAAAGTCCTACCCCTAATGTTAAGGTTGCTAATAATGCTTTAAGCTTGAATTGCTTCATGTTTATTACCCCCCATGTGTAAAATTCTGTTTAAAAATTGTTTTGTTCGTTCATTTTTTGGGTTATCGAAGAAAGTGTCAGGATGACCTTCTTCTAAAATTTGTCCACCTTCTAAAAAGACGATATGATTTCCAACTTCACGCGCAAAGCCCATTTCATGCGTCACAATAACCATCGTCATGCCGTCATTAGCAAGTTGCTTCATAACTTGTAATACTTCCCCAACTAACTCTGGATCTAATGCAGAGGTTGGTTCATCAAATAACATCACTTTTGGCTCCATCGCCAATGCACGTGCAATAGCTACTCGCTGCTTTTGACCGCCCGATAAACTATCAGGGTACATTGTCGCTTTATCTCGTAACCCTACTTTTTCAAGTAAATCATATGCATAAGCAGTTGCTGTTTCTTTTGACTGCTTTTTTACAAAGATGGGTGCTTCGATGATGTTTTCAAGAACTGTCCGATGAGGGAAAAGATTAAAATGCTGGAACACCATACCTACCTCAGCTCGAACTTTATTTAAATCCGTTTTAGTCGCATGTATGGCTTGTCCTTCTATACAGATATGGCCTTCGTCATATAACTCTAAGAAATTTAAACAACGTAACAGAGTGCTTTTTCCTGAACCACTCGCGCCAATTAATACAACAACATCCCCTTGCTGTATTTGTAAATCTACTCCTTTTAAAACTTGTAAAGAGCCAAAGGATTTTTTTAAATTGTTGACTTGAATCATTGCTATCATCCTTCCTGCAAAATCGATATCATTTGCTTTTTCATCGGTATTACTCAACTTTTATTTTCCATTATATATTTGGACATTTTTCTACTTAATTAAAGACTCCCCCTCGTTCATTATCCCCTTGCACATTTCGTCACATATCAATTATCTGAAATTACTAAATTGCTAAATAATTAATACACTTTTAATTAAACAGTAATAATATTGTTGAAAAAAGGGCTTTTATTAGACATAATAGTATCTTTTTTTAATATGTTAGTCCCTTACACTTGTTTAAAGTATCAATTTTCAACATTTTAGATTCATAAACTTACTAAATAGAGTATGATAAAATGTAAATATTTTAATATTTCTAATTATTTTAAAGGTGATGATGTACTATGTATAAATTATTAATTGCTGACGATGAATTTGAAATTCGGAATGGCTTAAGCAGTTATTTTCCATGGGAAGAAATTGGTTTTGAAATAGTTGGTGTTGTTGAGAACGGGATAGAGGCTTTAACTTTTATTTCAAATCATCATGTTGACGTGTTACTTACAGATATACGGATGCCAGAACTAACAGGTATTGAAATTGCGCAACAACTCGATGAACAAAAATCGCCAATACATGTCGTTTTTTTAAGTGGCTATAAAGATTTTGATTATGCACAGCAAGCTATCCAATACGGTGTAAAAAACTATATAACGAAACCGACAAAATACAGTGAGCTTGTGACAGTTTTTACAAAAATTAAAGCACAGCTCGACGAAAAATATGTAACATATAAAACAGACTTTAATCATGATAAGGTCATTGAAACGATATTTAATTATGTGAACGAGCATTATCAACATGCTTCTCTTGAAGGCGCGTCACAGCTTGTTCATTTAAATCCAGTCTACATAAGTAAATATTTCAAGGAAAAAACAGGCCGCAATTTCTCAGATTTTGTCGTCGAAGTCAAAATGGAAAAGGCAGCAATCTTTTTAAAAAATCCTGACTATAAAATTTACGAAATTAGTGAATTGACAGGATATAGCAATGCTAAAAATTTCACTCGTACATTCCGAAAATATTTTGGTAAAACACCTCGTGAATACCGAAACGAGGAGTGTGGTCTTCACATTGACTAATCATTACATACGTACCTATTTTTTAAAAAATTTAATTAGCCTATTAATCCCAATGCTTATTCCACTTATTGTATTAGGCGCATTATCCATTTTTTTAATTCAACAATATGTATTACAGGATATTATTGATCGCAATACAGATCTTTTAACGCAAACAAAGGAAAATATCGAGCTTATCTTTTATGAGCTCGATTCGTTAAACAGCTATATTATTTCAAGTACAAATCAATTCGATAACTTGCAGCAGCTTATGGATAAGCCATCACTTACCCACCAGGACTATACGGACCTTGTCACATTAAAAAATTTTATTGATGCACCAAAAGAGGCTAGAGAATATATTCATTCGATATACATCTATGTAAAGAACGACTCTGGAAAGTATTTATCGACAACTACAACTGGTTTAGTCGAATTACGAAATACACTTGATTTTAATTGGTATCATAGCTTTGTAACGCATCTTGGCTATGAGGAAACTTGGGCTGAATCAAGAACTATTAAACGTATAACGAATAACCAAATGGATACACCTTTAAATATTATTACGATGTATCGCACTATCCCTAAAAATAATGGTGTGCTTGTCTTAAATATTAAAGCAGACTATTTGCAGCAACAGCTCGCATCACTATCAACAACAGTAGGACGCAATTTAGTCATTGTGGACAACAAAAATAATATTATTTTTAACGAACAAAATTATGAACTAGGCAACCGAATCATCCAAAGGCTGACATCTAATCCCAATGCATTTTTTGATATGACAATTGATGGAAAGCCATACGTCATCTCTAAAATGGAGTCATCAAAATATGACTGGACATTTTTATCGATCAATCCTAAAACGAGTCTTTACCAAGTGCCAAAGAAACTGTTAAAGCTTGTTTTATTTCTTTCAGCAATTTGCATCATCGGAAGTGTTATTTATGCCTTTTGGATAACGCGAAAAGCAACAGTCCATATGCGAAAGATATTAGCAATTTTTCAATCTGCTGAACAGGGCGGTGTATTACCTGACATTTCAATCCCTGTTAATGATGTGTATAGTCTCATTACACATAAAGTTTTACTCAATTTTACGGAGCAGAATACATTGAAACGAAAGCTAGCGGAGAAAAAATACAAGGAGCAAACGTTAGAGCTAGCCGCCCTCCAATCACAACTGAATCCGCATTTTTTATTTAATACTTTAGAAACATTAAATTGGCGTGCCATCTCATTAACGGGAAAACCAAATGAGTTAAATGATATGATTGATAATTTAGCGACAATTCTCCGCTACTCACTTGACGATGAATCAAGTATGGTCCCTATAATGGAGGAAATTAAATACACGAAGCACTATATTGATATTTTGAAAGCACGTCATCAAAATCAATTTCACGTTCTATGGGAATATGATGATGATATTATGCCATTCAAAGTGAAAAAGTTGACGATACAGCCATTAATTGAAAACGCCATTGAGCACGGGAAACATAAAAAGCTTCTTTGTCATATTAAAATTAAATTGACCGTTCAGGCTGATTCGATGATATTAGCCGTTATCGATAATGGAAAAGGGATGGAACGAAGTCAGCTACAATTAGTACGTGAGCGTCTTCAGCAAAATGAGCAATACAGTCATATTGGGTTAAGTAATACACATAAGCGCCTTCTTGTCGCCTTCGGAGATCATGGGGGACTTACTATTCTAAGTAAAAAAGGTTGGGGAACGGTCGTTAAGATGAAGATTCCATTGAAAATATAATAAGGTGTGCAATAAAAAGCTAGTGCTATACCCGCACTAGCTTTCTTTTTATAAGTTTTCATCTATATATGTTTCTAAATCGCCCACGATAGTATCGATTGGTACATCTGCTGCGTCCTTCGCATAGCCGTCATATTGTTTTACGAGGATACCATCTTTATCGACTAAGAAAAATTGGATACCGTGGATAACTTGATCTGAATTTGGGTCATCCTTTACGAGTAATTTTGTGGATTTTACGGCAAATTGCTCAATATATGACTGAGAATACCCCGTAAGAAGATTCCATTTTGATTCGTCAGGCACTGTATATCTTGCTAAATAGTCAGCGAGCACTTCAGGTGTATCAACTTCAGGATCTACTGAAAAAGCGACAAGATTGTAATCCTCTATTCCTTTTTTCATGAGCTTTTCTTGTATTTGGGTCATGTTAAACGTCATTGGTGGACAAACTGAATTACAATTCGTGAAAATATACATGCCTAACCAAGGTTTGCCTTTTAAACTTTCAAGTGACACATTTTCTCCACGCTGATTGACATGGTCAAAATCTTGTATTTCATAACTATAATCAGCTTTAAACTTCACATTTCCACATGCACTCAGTACTGTAACTAACGCTAATAGTAACACTAATCCTATTACCTTATTTTTCATCTTCACACACTCCCTACCAACATTACCCCCATCTTATCGAATGGTGTAAGCGTTGACAACTACCTGACGTGACAGCTTTCTTACATCTTTGTGAAATCATCTTTCTTTAATCGAAACAAGCACATCATGTATTGCATCCAGCTTTACTTCAACGCGATGTAATAAATAAAACGATATAAGTATTGGAAAGCCAATATTGGAGACCATATTCAGCCATTGTTCCATAGTGCTTTCTCCTTTCGATATTTTGTTCCCTTTTTAAAAATGGTCTTTGCAGCTTAGTGCAAAGACCATTTCAATCATTATTTCATGCCTAGTTCAAATTCTGAAACTTGACGATCAATGAGCCGAGCTCCCTTTATCCTCACAAAAGCACCAGCTTGTCCACCAAATACATTGTTCGTAATAATCGTTTGCATTACTTGTTGAATTTCAGTAGGTGTAACATTTGGTTTCGGTGCATCAATTGCAATCGACGCCGTCTTCCCCGTCTCTGTTTCAAATAGTAACTCTAATACTTTTGCCAATGTAATCCCTCCTTATGTTTTCTGTTATTACGATAATTCTGTAGTTTCTTGCTTCAAAATACCTTCGAGTGGCTGTGAGGAAAGACTCGCAATTGCTTTCGCTACCGCTACGAATGCTTCTGTAGTATGCGTCCCATTGACATTACGGTATGTTTTGATTGCGAACTTTGGCTCATTTTTTTCATTGTGGCCCGCCATATACTTTAGACGAAGTGTTGCACCTAAAAAATTCGTTTTTTGCATCAGTAACACCCCCTTTCTGCACACTATATACGCCTATTTCATGTGTGAAGGGACATTAATTAGAAATTTGTTTTTGAAACAAGCAGCAGTTTACGACCACAAAATAAACAAGCGTGAAAAATACACCTATAAAAAAGCCGTCCGACTATCCGAACGACTTAAAAATATATTATTTGTTTCTTTAGAGTAAGAAGTTTCCGTAGGTCCTAACTCATGTAGCCATTCAAAGCAAATCGAGTAATCCGTTTGGCACTAAAGTTATTTTATTATTTGTAAAATCACTAATTGCCTTCCATAGCAATTTGAACGTTGAACCATTATCTTCTTTTCCAAAAAAAGAAGGGTTTGCATAAAAGGACTTATCTACAAATTCAGCATCATATACAAATACTACTTCGTGCCCAAGGTCACCGTTATATGTAAATATGTTTTCAATTGTTCCTATATAGTTTAGATTCTGAATATTTGCCTCTATTTCTTCACGTACTTCTCTTTGTATTGCTTCCGCACTTGTCTCACCAAATTCAATTTTTCCACCAATTGGCCGATAATAAAATTCCCCTTTTACTTCATCGAAACCTTCGGCGACAAGTATTAAATCGTCATTTCTAAATAGACAAATAGCTTTTGTTATAATTTGCTCAGCCCTCATTCTATTCCTCCAAACGCCACCTTTATTGAATACTCCTTTTTAATACCAACTAGGTACTGCTCATCACGAAGTTGTCTTATTTATTTTCTCAGATATAATATGGCAAATTATAATCGTAGCTGTAAAAATAAAGGTATGCATCAATGCTTCAAGAAAGGGATATTTATATTTAAATAATTGTATGACTAGCATTAAAATAAAAGCTAAACTATAAAAACTATAAAAAAATGTTCTTTTCAAATAAATTTCCCACTTCCTTTATCCTTCATTTTAAAGATAGAGATTATCTGACTTCCCACATTATTCCGCACTAGTTAAGTTTTTCGTTTCTGTCACGCTTAAATTATACTTTTTAAACCTTCTTGCAATATAGGCTTGGGTGACGCCTAGTTTAGCAGCTGTTTTTCTTGTACTTTGAAGTTGATTATACGTTTTTTCAATGATTTCTTTTTCAATATGATTAAGGTATTCCGTTAATGTTTGACCTTCAGGTAATGTATCCAGCAAATTAGCTGTCTCTTCACGACGAAAGTCACTCGGAAGATCCTGTTCATTCATTACTTGATTAGGCGCTGTTATGACCAATCGTTCCAATAGATTTTCTAATTCTCTAATATTTCCAGGCCAATCATAGTTATATAAAATATTAGTTAGTTTACCTGATAGATTACGGTCTTTTTGATATTTATTATTATATTTTTTCAGGAAGAAGTCCAAAAGAGGGACGATATCTTCCCTGCGTTCCCTTAAAGGAGGGATTGTTAATGGCAAAATATTTAAGCGGTAATATAAATCAGCCCGAAATTGTCCAGCTTTTGTCATTTCTAAAAGATTAGCATTTGAGCCAGCAATCACTCGAACGTCTGCTTGATGGACTTGTGTATCACCAATCGGTGTATACGTTTTATTTTGAAGGAACAAAAGTAATTTAGATTGTATTTGCAATGGGAGTTCACTAATTTCGTCAAGAAATAATATGCCATTTTCTGCTGCAGCGATTAGCCCTATTTTCCCGTTATTATTGGCTCCTGTAAATGCACCTTTCTTATAGCCGAAAAGCTCTGATTCAATTAAAGACTCAGGAATTGCACCACAATTCAAGTGTACAAAAGGCTTATCGCTGCGGTTACTCAATTGATGCATTTTTTGGGCAAAAGCACTCTTCCCTACGCCAGTTTCCCCTGTAATTAAAACAGTCGTATCCACATCTGCCACTTTCTCAAGCCATTCAAGAGCTGTGTGAAAAGCTTTACTTTTTCCAACAAATGATTCTAGCTCTTGCTCTTTATTTTGATGCCTGATCATTTCCCGAATTTGGTTTTTATAACGTTGTAAAAGATCTTCTGCCTTTTCCAATTCCATATTCATATTAAATGCTTCACTTAACGTGCGAGCATGGGTAACAATAAATTCTATTTCACCATTTTCGTCAGTAATATAATCCCCCGATACTAGTAGTTTCTGGTTGTTCTTTATAACTTGCACTGTGTTGACAAACTGCTTATTCTTCAATACTAGACGGGCAATGGAAGGTGAAAATAATCCCCTTTTTTCCATATCAAATACACTCTGATTGATTAAGTCCACTTCATCCACATCAAACAGTCCCCGCTTCGCAGCATCATTTACCCAAATAACGGTTCCATTTTTATCAAGTACCCAAATACCGTCCTTTATAGTGTTCATAATATCTAAAAAAAATTGATTCTTTTCATCTTGAAAAAGAGCTAATTTATCCATTCCAATCACCAAATTCTCTATTTATTACATTCAATTCTATCAAAATTTTTTAAATAATCTATCAAAACGAGCCGCTCCATAATTTTTTATCAATATAATCATCCTTATTTACTTGCCAATATAGATGTTTCACTACATTTTGATTCGGAAACGACTCATTTTGAATCTCTTTTTAAACATACAATCGCATTTGATGATGATGCGTTATACAAAATTGAATCGAAAACGATTCAGTGATTTTAAATCAAAGCATTAATTCGTCAAATTACTTATTGAAAACACTGATTTATCAACGTTTTCGAATTGGCATGCTTTTTGCATATTACTAAGCTGTCCCCAAATATAGAGATAGGAAAAGGAGAGCAATATGAAATATTTACTTAATAAAACGATTAAAGACATTAAAATTTCGGCCATACGCGAAATTGGAAACAAGGTGGCAAATGACCCGTCGATTATTAATCTGACAATTGGACAGCCAGATTTTGTCACACCACACTCTATTTTAGAAGCAGGAAAACAGGCCATTGATGCACATAAAACTGGTTATACACATAACGCAGGTGTACTTGAGCTTCGACAGGCTGCTGCTAACTTTGTCCAAAGACGCTATAGCCTAAATTACAATCCAGAAGATGAGATTTTAATTACAATGGGTGCAAGTGAAGCGTTAGATATTGCCTTTCGTACAATTTTAGAGCCTGGTGATGAAGTCATTTTACCAGCACCAATTTATCCTGGTTATGAGCCACTTATTCGTTTGTGCTACGCAACACCTGTATTTGTTGATACACGGAAAAATAATTGTAAAATCTCAGCAAAATTAATCGAAGAAAACATAACAGAAAAAACAAAATGTGTTGTTTTACCGTATCCATCAAACCCTACAGGTACTATGCTAGAGGCTCGTGAATTAGAAGAAATAGCAAATCTATTAAAGGGTAAAGATATTTTTATTATTTCAGATGAAATATATAGTGAGCTAACGTATGGATTGAAACATACGTCAATTGCTTCATTCCCAGCAATGAAAGAGCAATGTATTGTCATCAACGGTTTATCGAAGTCCCATGCTATGACAGGCTGGCGAATCGGCTACACATTAGCCCCTGCATATATAACAGAAGAGATGTTTAAAGTTCATGCCTTCAACTGTGTATGTGCAAATTCAGTTAGTCAATATGCTGCGATCAATGCATTAAATGACGATTTACCAGAAGTCGAAGAAATGCGCCAACAATATGAAAAACGACGGAATTTTATTTTTCAACGTATTACAGACATGGGCTTAGAAGCAATTGAACCAGATGGTG
Proteins encoded in this region:
- a CDS encoding response regulator transcription factor, with product MYKLLIADDEFEIRNGLSSYFPWEEIGFEIVGVVENGIEALTFISNHHVDVLLTDIRMPELTGIEIAQQLDEQKSPIHVVFLSGYKDFDYAQQAIQYGVKNYITKPTKYSELVTVFTKIKAQLDEKYVTYKTDFNHDKVIETIFNYVNEHYQHASLEGASQLVHLNPVYISKYFKEKTGRNFSDFVVEVKMEKAAIFLKNPDYKIYEISELTGYSNAKNFTRTFRKYFGKTPREYRNEECGLHID
- a CDS encoding NUDIX hydrolase, which codes for MRAEQIITKAICLFRNDDLILVAEGFDEVKGEFYYRPIGGKIEFGETSAEAIQREVREEIEANIQNLNYIGTIENIFTYNGDLGHEVVFVYDAEFVDKSFYANPSFFGKEDNGSTFKLLWKAISDFTNNKITLVPNGLLDLL
- a CDS encoding DUF2922 domain-containing protein yields the protein MAKVLELLFETETGKTASIAIDAPKPNVTPTEIQQVMQTIITNNVFGGQAGAFVRIKGARLIDRQVSEFELGMK
- a CDS encoding sensor histidine kinase; protein product: MTNHYIRTYFLKNLISLLIPMLIPLIVLGALSIFLIQQYVLQDIIDRNTDLLTQTKENIELIFYELDSLNSYIISSTNQFDNLQQLMDKPSLTHQDYTDLVTLKNFIDAPKEAREYIHSIYIYVKNDSGKYLSTTTTGLVELRNTLDFNWYHSFVTHLGYEETWAESRTIKRITNNQMDTPLNIITMYRTIPKNNGVLVLNIKADYLQQQLASLSTTVGRNLVIVDNKNNIIFNEQNYELGNRIIQRLTSNPNAFFDMTIDGKPYVISKMESSKYDWTFLSINPKTSLYQVPKKLLKLVLFLSAICIIGSVIYAFWITRKATVHMRKILAIFQSAEQGGVLPDISIPVNDVYSLITHKVLLNFTEQNTLKRKLAEKKYKEQTLELAALQSQLNPHFLFNTLETLNWRAISLTGKPNELNDMIDNLATILRYSLDDESSMVPIMEEIKYTKHYIDILKARHQNQFHVLWEYDDDIMPFKVKKLTIQPLIENAIEHGKHKKLLCHIKIKLTVQADSMILAVIDNGKGMERSQLQLVRERLQQNEQYSHIGLSNTHKRLLVAFGDHGGLTILSKKGWGTVVKMKIPLKI
- a CDS encoding YvrJ family protein, whose amino-acid sequence is MEQWLNMVSNIGFPILISFYLLHRVEVKLDAIHDVLVSIKER
- a CDS encoding amino acid ABC transporter permease; protein product: MLEIFQSNYRMLFDALWVTLSVTVCSLVLGSIVGLIIAFFNMSKIKVLKYFAAVYLAIIRGTPMIVQIFILYFGISSFLTLPSFWAGVLALAVHNGAYISEIFRGAIQSIDLGQMEAARSLGMSQTLGMRRVILPQAMRRAIPPLGNQFIILLKESALVAYIGMSDLWSTTLAIAGANYRPLETYMVTGAFYLILVLAFTFIFNRMEKRLNLQTRH
- a CDS encoding amino acid ABC transporter ATP-binding protein, with the protein product MIQVNNLKKSFGSLQVLKGVDLQIQQGDVVVLIGASGSGKSTLLRCLNFLELYDEGHICIEGQAIHATKTDLNKVRAEVGMVFQHFNLFPHRTVLENIIEAPIFVKKQSKETATAYAYDLLEKVGLRDKATMYPDSLSGGQKQRVAIARALAMEPKVMLFDEPTSALDPELVGEVLQVMKQLANDGMTMVIVTHEMGFAREVGNHIVFLEGGQILEEGHPDTFFDNPKNERTKQFLNRILHMGGNKHEAIQA
- a CDS encoding alanine/glycine:cation symporter family protein; translation: MEWISNIVDGTNNILWTYLLIILLLAAGLYFTFGSKFVQIRLFPEMFRLITEKRDGESGVSPFQAFTISAASRVGTGNITGVALAIGVGGPGAVFWMWIIAILGMATAFIESTLAQVYKVKDGDTFRGGPAYYIEKALGKRKLGIVFSILLTLSFGFIFNAVQSNTIATSVGEAFNIRPVIIGILLVVLTAMIIFGGVHRIVKFTQVIVPVMAVFYLLVALYVVVTNLGEIPTVFKLIFSQAFGLQEATGGAIGIAIMQGVRRGLFSNEAGMGSVPNAAATANTSHPAKQGLVQSLGVFFDTIMICSATAFIIILAGLYKTGESDGIILTQNSLAVHVGDWAPYFIAISIIFFAFSSVIGNYYYGESNIEFINAHKGWMTLYRFLVLAMVMFGSVAQVQLVWNLADLFMGLMALINITVIMILGKIAFRVLDDFTQQRKKGKNPVFYAKSIPGLKNTDCWEDDRK
- a CDS encoding transporter substrate-binding domain-containing protein, producing MKQFKLKALLATLTLGVGLLVGCSSNEDSKKAASSGTEQEEFVYAMSGIYKPFNYKENGELVGFDVELGEALAEKMGMKPVPMTFPFESIIQGLLDDKFDAILGSMTVTEERLKVVSFTDTYYRSGSQLFVAENNTSIKSGADAEGKVIGAVPATNYETDALKLTAKENVITYPQGDVAALMDIKTGRLDAVVADNIFAQLAIDEAKIPVKAVGDLLAVNEQAIAVNKNNEELKEKLNIALAQLIADGTYAKISEKWFGFNLMDERVSK
- a CDS encoding DUF1659 domain-containing protein: MQKTNFLGATLRLKYMAGHNEKNEPKFAIKTYRNVNGTHTTEAFVAVAKAIASLSSQPLEGILKQETTELS
- a CDS encoding DUF1572 family protein, whose translation is MSMGETYLHVVLERFKSVKADGDKTIAQLDIEQLHWAFNEESNSIAVIVKHVSGNMISRWTDFLLTDGEKTTRNRDDEFIDSIDTKKELIAIWEKGWQVFLNALQSLTTEDLLANVTIRGQQHTVIDAIERQMAHYASHVGQIVYVGKQIKGNEWNTLSIPRGQSQAFTEAMIKKG
- a CDS encoding SCO family protein — its product is MKNKVIGLVLLLALVTVLSACGNVKFKADYSYEIQDFDHVNQRGENVSLESLKGKPWLGMYIFTNCNSVCPPMTFNMTQIQEKLMKKGIEDYNLVAFSVDPEVDTPEVLADYLARYTVPDESKWNLLTGYSQSYIEQFAVKSTKLLVKDDPNSDQVIHGIQFFLVDKDGILVKQYDGYAKDAADVPIDTIVGDLETYIDENL